The sequence below is a genomic window from Lolium perenne isolate Kyuss_39 chromosome 4, Kyuss_2.0, whole genome shotgun sequence.
CTGCTGCTAGGTTCTTCAAGTTCACATTTTATACTGATTTGTTACTATTTTTCCATTCAAATGCATATAATTTGGGATTAGAGTGAAGGGTTGATGCTCACAGTGTTTATTTTGATGTTTACAACACTAGTTCTAgtccatggtgctcagctggtgtatatgaggaacaattgtacatgtgccatggtgctcagctggtgtatatggtgacatattcttgtgcagggatcgacagagttgcccattatcgccgaaatgttgattcatttccgtttcggcgaaaatggggcactcatatgtacataaattagcataggtcatgcccaattttgttagtggaatggatcgtaatatggttcaaaaatgtaaacatgtaggatggccggtcccggtggccggcgaggtggtcgaggctgcggtcctgggcgcccccggtgccggggaaggggccgccgcggtggagcagcaagggccccacggtcaccgtcacctgcatcctcctcgtcttcggatgaggaacgctgcttcgagttcctcctccgcatcgacgacgacccactcggcatcaagaggctaccggacaagttcgccgagttcgtcgacggcgtcgagccggcgcacttgcagctacgggaggctagctgcaacttctgccgctggtccgtggaggtcttgttcgacgggcagggcaagatgtacctgcacacggggtgggacaagttcgcccgtgacctccacctcgagcccggctgccagctcaccttcctgtacgagggggacggcgagatgatcgtcaaggtgttcgacgacaccgcctgccgtgtgcactacccccacaccggcgaatccggctcggacaccgatagttagaacttagagtgttgtcaactctatcttcgttgcttcgtgttgtttgaattctatattaaattgtatgaagctacgatgttaggtatgatgatgttatgtccaaatatcaatctcttgtgcatcctaccttgcctcgctgacaccatcccgggatattcatatttgtttggaccaacaatgtatgaggcccttgtcattccatttgctttggtatctcaaaatgccgatgattagaatgtttggtcaactgtacactccggggtgacgccttGATGagccctggtgtgatggcacgaatatcaatctcttgtgcatcctacctggcctcactgacgccatcccgggatgttcatatttgtttcgaccaacaatgtatgaggccatcgtcattccatttgctttggtttttcagaatgccgatgattagaatgtttggtcacctatacacttggaggaggggccagtgaacctggtgcgatgacacaaatatcaatctcttgtgcatcctacttggtttcactgacgccttctctaaatgttcatatttgttccgaccaacaaaatatgaggcattccatttagttcataatagctacttgtctcttatttgagttggcacttcttaattgcatagccctttcttccattttagtgctgatgattagaatgttcgatcaacagaggaccccggggtgacgcaagtgagcctggtgcgatggcacaagtatcaatctcttgtgcatcctacctggcctcacttacgccatcccgggatgttcatatttgtttggaccaacaatgtatgaggcattccatttagttcatactagctacttgtctcttatttgagtttgcacttcttaattgcattggccgatgattaaattttgtggtcactacacttgggggaggcgctagtgagcctggtgcgatgacacaagtatcaatctcttgtgcatcctacctggcctcactaacgccttccctaaatgttaatatttgtttggaccaacaatgtatgaggcattccatttagttcatactagctacttgtctcttatttgagtttgcacttcttagtttctttggcttgttcatatatgtgcagatatgacgtggtatgtcgtgtacaagggcaaggttcccggagtctacaacgactgggaggagtgtcggagacaggttcaccgttttagcggtaacagctacaaagggtacaccactagagcggaggccgaagacagatacgcacgctatctggcgggagagaggacggagcggaggaggaaccggatgaagaccactttcatcgggacggtgctagtagtgactctagctctcttctatgtgatgctagtttagatgatcgaccttgtgtaaccactagctcatttgacttgtaacaccgtaacacttctctaatatttgaaatcttgtgaatcatggaggctaatgtgaaggactatgtattggtatactgtgctgttgtatatatgtgttatatattctgtatctgtgctgttatactgtgctatacaacctgtacaaatacatgccagaaatacaaaaaatgaaaatgaactactagtagtggcgcaccaaagctgccagcagtggcgcacgtctgagatgccacagtggcgcacctaaacaagcagcaatggcgcaccatctcgccgtaacagtggcgcacccaaggaggcagcagtggcgcaccgacaAGAGACGATGATGGCGCATCGCTGCtgaacaacagtggcgcacccctttggagtagtagtggcgcaccagtgtACCTATCAATGGCGCACGAtgcagtgcgccactgttacttagggtagttgtggcgcaccagtagtgcgccactactaaaacttagcagtggcgtgatagtaatggcgcaccagcagtgcgccactgatgggggatagtggtgcgccactgaatagctttttcctagtagtgggagCACTGTGTAATTTGTATATATTATCCATGAACGCAGAAGCAACCGTGGCAGCCGAAAAGGGGTGTGCTAAAGGGATGAAGTGAGAAAAACGACTGAACTTGTCAACCACAACCATAATGCAATTAAAACGACCTGATCGAGGCAGTCCTTCGATGAAATCCATGGAAACCACCTGGAATGCAGAGTCAGGTACTGGTAAAGGTTGCAGGAGGCCTGGGTACTTGGAACGATCAGCCTTGGCCTGCTGGCATACAGAACAAGATTTCACAAACTGATGAACTGATGCTGCCATACCCTTCCACACAAATAGCTGTTTCAATCGCCTCAAGGTAACTGGAATGCCAGAATGACCTCCCATTGGGCTAGCATGAAATTCCAGAATTAGTTGTTCTTGCATTGCTGAATTGGAGGGAAGCCATATTCTCCCTTGTTTCCTGATAATACCCCCATGCAAGGAAAACTGATCATCTGGTTCTTTAGCGATAGATAGGCGTTGCAGGAGTGCTTTAGCTTGAGCATCTTGCTGGTAAGCATCGAGGACAGCTAAAATCCAAGCTGGTGGACTGCAAGAAATAGCATGAATTTCAAGTTCAGGGTGTGGTCTGCGAGATAAAGCATCTGCAACCTTGTTTTCCAATCCTTTCTTATACACAATTCTGTATTGCATGCCCATTAGCTTGGACAAAACCTTGTGCTGCCAAGGTGTATGTAAACGCTGATCAGTGAGGTGAGTCAGACTAGCATGATCAGTTCGAATTATGAACTCTTTATGCTGCAAGTATGCTCTCCACTGTTGAACTGCTAGTAATATGGCCATATATTCTTTTTCGTATGTAGACAATCCTTTGGAGCGTGGGCCTAGAGCTTTACTGACAAATGCCAGAGGATGATCCTTTTGCATGAGAACAGCTCCAATGCCAGTATCACAGGCGTCTGTCTCCACAACAAACACAGCAGAGAAGTCAGGTAATGCCAAGACAGGAGCTGCAATGAGAGCTTTCTTCAGTGACTGAAATGCCAATTCAGTTTCAGTAGTCCATATGAAGGGAACATTTTTTCCTGAGTAGAGCTGTCAGTGGCTGGCTAATAGATCCATATCCTTGCACAAATTTTCTATAATAACCAGCCAGGCCTAAGAAGTTGCGAAGCTGTTTGACATCTACAGGTGTAGGCCACTCCTTGACTGTTTCAATTTTTGCTTCATCCGTGGCCACTCCAGATGCTGAAATCACATGTCCCAGATAGTGTATACTTGGCTGGGCAAACGAACATTTTGAGATCTTGACCTTCCATTGGTTATCCTGCAGCAGTTGTAGTACAAAGTTGAGGTGCTGTAGATGCTCCTGATAATTGGTGCTATATACCAGGATGTCATCAAAGAAAATGACAGCATATTTGCGACGTACTGGAGCTAGAGTCATGTTCATCTCTGCTTGGAAAGTTGCTGGTGCACCAGTCAAACCGAATGCCATGACAGTGAACTCATAGTGGCCATGGTGTGTATGAAAAGCTGTCTTATGTTCGTCACCTTCTGTCAGCCGAATCTGATGATACTCAGCGCGCAGATCCAACTTGGAGAACCAGCAAGCACCATGCAATTCATCCAAGAGCTCATTGATGACAGGTAATGGATATTTGCTCTTGACTGTTAAAGCATTCAAGTGACGAAAATCAATACAAGGTCGCCATGTCTGATCTTTCTTCTTGACCATGATCAGTGGTGAAGCAAAATTGCTGGCACTAGGACGAATTACTCCAGACTGTAACATCTCTGCAATCTGTTTTTCCACTTCATTCTTCAGTTCAGGAGCCAAACGATATGGTCTGATTTGACCAGGTCGAGCTCCTTCTATCAATGGAATAGAATGGGACACTGCTCTGTGTGGTGGCAGCCCTTCAGGTTCTGCAAATATGGAAGCAAATGTGTCAAGGATAGACTGAACTTCTTGAGGCACACTAGTCTTGACACTGTCAGCAGCTTGCACTACATGTAGTTCTATCACAGTACAAGCAAAGGTATCAGCTGGATTTCCTTGCAGGCACACCCAGGCTCCCTTGTGCTAAAATGCAATCCATTTCTGTTTGCCAATCGATAATCTGAGGACTATGAGAAGACAGTCAGTCCATGCCCACAATTCCATcataacactagtaggaaaacccttataggcaaagcttagttttgtggcgcaccactaaaaatgcgccacagaatattgttttgtggcgcaccatactgggtgcgccacagaaatagcttaattttgtggcgcactacgaaatgctgcgccacaaaaacttggtggggcccacatcctgccacgcCCAACCATTGGTCTTACCTTTTCTACGGCGCACTgcacctggtgcgccacagaaataacgtgttctgtggcgcactggcctcggtgcgccacagaaatactattttctgtggcgcacttgtctggatgcgccacagaaataacgtgtcTATATCAAGGCCGTACCCCTCCCTCGCCAGACAGTtcctctcccctctctcccctctctccccgcgccgccgccttccatggcgagcgctgccgtcgctgtcgccgccgccgccgccttcctccgcgagggccggatGCCGCCACGCTctacccatccccgccaccagcagcacaagccgctgcggcgtggaggaggaggggccggcgcggcgtcaaggtggaggagccgccgccgcgtcaaggtggaggagccgccgcgacctccacccctgccgtcgtcgtcggtgagctcctccacgACTCTCcaaatcgtcggtgagctccctcccctcccctccctcttcctcccccgcgcgagcacaacgtgctcgacgaaatgctcgctCGGTTGGTTAATCTTGATGCTACTGGTGGGCTTAGCTGTTAATCTTGATGCATTGCTGCTAGTGATGCTTAGCTGTTAAtcttgatgctactggttcatttgttggctctggatgcattgctgctagtGATGCATTGCTGCTCGGTTGGTTAATCTTGATGCTACTGGTGGGCTTAGCTGTTAATCTTGATGCATTGCTGCTAGTGATGCTTAGCTGTTAAtcttgatgctactggttcatttgttggctctggatgcattgctgctagtGATGCATTGCTGCTAGTGATGCATTGCTGCTCGGTTGGTTCATTTGATGCTACACTGGTTCAtttgttgtgctcagtgaggttaactgTTAATCTTGATGGCTTATTACTACTGGTTCAtttgttgtgctcagtgaggttaactgttaacaattttcttgatgggttcataggaatttgatgctactgttcatttaaatgcttgttgtgctcagtgaggttaactggttcataggaatttaaatgcatgaaatgctactggtgggcttgtatacatacatatttatagttgctcttggttggcctgggattagttttctggaccccaagtaattctctgttgggattagttttctggaccccaagtTTTTTGGACCCCTgatgatttacttgatggattcttgtgagcttatggtatgcttataatgctctgattagtggggaAGCTTGATGTCTTAGCTCAGCCAGTGATGtcttagctttgttttgaactcaactgagtaatgataaatttctatttcttgtgttggctttgatgaaaatagagatatccacagtaggggatcatgtaaatgaatgccactgtggtatcctttgaagaaaaaggactgtttctgatggttttaaaaggctaggtggtgctaggtgattcagttggctaccaagacttgtctcatctggttagctgggatatgctatgtgttgttgcttgtttaggcatatctatcacttactggatttactggttcttgattggcctctcttttgccagcatcacttggtctatataccaagtgatgaataatccctttggagcatctgctccatgcatgctatgtgtgtttgagcatcttgacttatgtccctatgataatggatcatcaaatgtttccctttgtccctggttgcctccttaattgatgccttatgatccaaatgaccttgtagtgtcacttgactattcaagtttcaatgttggttacttttcctctagtgcaagaaatggttgagcagatgtttatccactgttggcctttattcttgggtagctcaaagtgtcatgcacttactggatcatcaaatgtttcccttaatttgtccctggttgcctccttaattgatgccttatgatccaaattactatattattggattgagtgatatggctactgcttgtttgctctccaaatgctttatatgtgtatttgaccatgcttatgatggatttcttttaaggactctagctagattagaggggaaaaagttgctgctttgttgcctatgataatggatcatcaaatgtttccctttgtccctggttgcctccttaattgatgccttatgatccaaatgacccaagtcccttgcatgatcccatttgtccctaatgttgcttaagatgaataaattccctctaatcaccatttggagatcaagactagttcttgatttccattagctagactccaatattaaaaatgtctcccaaatatggagacaaacattttaacattaccccaagtgatttacttgtcgatgattagatggttggtcgatcactcgtacactcggggtggagcaagtgaggcttggtgtgatggcacaaatatcaatatcttgtgcatcctacctggcctcacttactccatccctggatgttaatatttgtttcgaccaacaaagtatgaggcattccatttagttgataccacttggctctttcttccattttagtgccgatgattagaatgttgggTCAATTGTACActggggtgtcgctagtgagcctggtgtgatggcacaaatatcaatctcttgtgcatcctacctggcctcactaacgccatcccggatgttaatatttctttcgaccaacaaagtatgaggcatatgatatctagttgagataccacttggctctttcttccattttagtgccgatgattagaatgtttggtcacctatacgccgcaatatactttgtagacgagctcccctttccctagccgccgttccgtgaacgagtccttgacgagacaacaacgccgacatgcctctccggcgcagcaccacttttcttctctcgccgtcagatcgtgaacgagtccttaatgcgaagacggtgccagcctccctagcatcatgccgacccctgttgtcgtgcttcaggccgtgtcgatcaGTGGACACACggtttgaagcgcggcaacacggcccggcataatgctgggcaggccggcacggtctttgcatcaaggactcgttcacgtactggacagcgagggactggcgtggttctgcgccggagatgcagatcggcgttgttgtgtcgtcaagcacccgttgacggaacgccaaccggggaaagggggcccttctgcaaagtatacggcggtgtatactgcaactatggtttcgaccatagtatttgtgttgaccaacaatgtatgaggcacttattccattttgtcattccatttgctttgagattttcaaaatgccgatgattaaaatgtttggtcaccgtacacttaggggtggcgtaagtgagcctggtaagatagcacaaatatcaatctcttgtgcatcctacctggcctcgcttaccccatccctaaatgttaatatttgtgttgaccaacaatgtatgaggcacttattccattttgtcattccatttgctttgagattttcaaaatgccgatgattaaaatgtttggtcaccgtacacttgggggtggcgtaagtgagcctggtaagatagcacaaatatcaatctcttgtgcatcggacttggcctcactgacgccatctctaaatgttaatatttgtgttgaccaacaatgtatgaggcacttattccattttgtcattccatttgctttgagattttcaaaatgccgatgattaaaatgtttggtcaccgtacactcgggggcggcgtaagtgagtctggtaagatagcacaaatatcaatctcttgtgcatcggacttggtctcacttacaccgtccctgaatgttaatatttgtgttgaccaacaatgtatgaggcatttattccatttctcttgtgcatcggacttgttggtctcactttcttccattttcatcatagtaggaactggatgaaggaccccgatgcaagtgagcctggtgggtagagatgacggagcaaaggaggaaccggatgaagactactttgtatcttgaaattgtgaattttgtatgaattaagagttgtatgcaaaacatttgacacttgtcactctatatgtatctcgatcgggttctaagtaatgtgatgatgatgtctatgttatatctgtgcaatgtacatgatatttatattatatctgaatgttgctgtatataacctgtgtatctgtattgctgtctataaactgcatgtgtatagcaggcagaacaaaatcgtgtataatacaagcaaattctgtggcgcactaaaaaccaattctgtggcgcacccttttctgtggcgcacctaacaacaagtgcgccacagaaaccttaattctgtggcgcacggccaggtgcgccacagaaagcttatttttgtggcgacgtttctgtggcgcaccctccatgcgccacagaatcgaattttcgtgcgccactgatgaggcttttccta
It includes:
- the LOC139838811 gene encoding uncharacterized protein, yielding MESLTPEGRAIYDTLTAASAVQQEQRKRDIDALITKAVNTAVESVVRSSIDKAVSNMQLYADGVENTLQQHISELREQVGLAAHQDDPDQATRMLGGDADTGPEGRRATPATRRSVVGATGPYIPPPARGICQNRNSDHAPRSFDLRDEGADSPPRGRVPRVDFPKFDGENPQLWQIRCEDYFDLFDTSPHLWVKLASMQFTGPAARWLNSIKTSIRKFTWSEFCQEVLLRFGRNQHQCLIRRLYKLVQTRSVEEYVNQFAELVDQLATYENQPDPLHYVTRFLEGLKLAVRLLVAVQLPQDLDTAYTIALVQEEVGDGMTTLNSSVITTARRAPVTAPAYGRPLDDRSQTRSTEMSRTTDDKIAALRNYRRAKNPCFTCGEKYSREQKCQSTVQLHVVQEMVEFFQQPDTYQWEGVDSVTDMELMQLTDVSIIDLPPEQSIVLHCTVQGHPAVFLLDSSSNNSFVNASLATKLTGHVPLPTPHRVKVAGGEPEGLPPHRAVSHSIPLIEGARPGQIRPYRLAPELKNEVEKQIAEMLQSGVIRPSASNFASPLIMVKKKDQTWRPCIDFRHLNALTVKSKYPLPVINELLDELHGACWFSKLDLRAEYHQIRLTEGDEHKTAFHTHHGHYEFTVMAFGLTGAPATFQAEMNMTLAPDNQWKVKISKCSFAQPSIHYLGHVISASGVATDEAKIETVKEWPTPSLKKALIAAPVLALPDFSAVFVVETDACDTGIGAVLMQKDHPLAFVSKALGPRSKGLSTYEKEYMAILLAVQQWRAYLQHKEFIIRTDHASLTHLTDQRLHTPWQHKVLSKLMGMQYRIVYKKGLENKVADALSRRPHPELEIHAISCSPPAWILAVLDAYQQDAQAKALLQRLSIAKEPDDQFSLHGGIIRKQGRIWLPSNSAMQEQLILEFHASPMGGHSGIPVTLRRLKQLFVWKGMAASVHQFVKSCSVCQQAKADRSKYPGLLQPLPVPDSAFQCSHY